In the genome of Maridesulfovibrio bastinii DSM 16055, the window GGCCAAGTGGTATCGCAACAGATACGGCGTCGAACTTGATTATGACCAGGAAGTGGTTGTTACCATGGGCGCCAAAGAGGGGCTGGCGCACCTTGCACTTGTTATGCTTTCTCCGGGTGACGTTGTTTTCGCCCCGGATCCGTCATACCCCATCCACCCATACGCGTGTATTATCGCGGGTGCGGATGTAAGACGTATTCCGATGGCACATGACCGTGATTTTATTGAAGACCTCGAGCTTGCTATGCGCCAGACATGGCCCAAACCAAAGCTTTTAATAATAAACTTTCCGCATAACCCGACCGGCATAACCACCGATCTGGCCTTTTTCCAGCGGATTGTTGATTTTGCTAAAGAAAATGACCTGAAAGTAATTCATGATCTGGCTTACGCCGATTTTACCTTTGACGGATATGAAGCTCCAAGCTTCCTTCAGGCCAAAGGCGCAAAGGACGTAGGTGTTGAATTTTTCTCACTTTCCAAAAGCTACTCCATGCCCGGATGGCGCGTAGGGTTCTGCTGCGGTAATGTTGAGATGGTTCAGGCGTTGACAAGAATCAAGAGTTATCTTGACTATGGACTCTTCCAGCCTATTCAGATAGCCGCCAGCGTTGCTTTAAGCGGCCCTCAGGAATGCGTGAGAGAAATCATGGACGTCTATGAGGATCGCCGTGACGCCCTGTGCGAAGGACTGAACCGCATAGGATGGCCCGTAACACCACCGAAAGCCACACAATTTGTCTGGGCTGAAATTCCTGATGAATTTAAAAAACTCGGTTCGGTGGAATTCTCAAAGCTTATGCTCAGAGAATGCAAAGTCGCCGTTGCTCCGGGACTTGGTTTCGGACATTATGGAGACCACCATGTCCGTTTTGCTCTGGTTGAAAACCGCCAGCGCATCAATCAGGCGATAAGAGGAATGAAAAACCTGTTCGGTTAAACACAAATTAAACAAGGCGAAGTCCGGACCACGGGCTTCGCCTTTTCTCACTTAAAACCGCCATTTGAGGTGTAAATGCAGACCGTAAAGTTAGCCCTGGCAGGCTTCGGAACCGTAGGAACCGGAGTAGCCAGAATTCTTGAAGAGAACGAGGAACTTCTTTTAAAACGCAGTGGAATAAAATACGTCATCACATCCGTACTGGTGCGTGATACAGAAAAACAAAGAGATTATATTCCCGGACCGGAAACAAAATTCACCACAAATCCAGAAGACCTCACGGCTGACCCGGAAGTTGATGTTGTTGTAGAACTCATGGGCGGAATAACTTTAGCTAAAGAGATTGTTGTAAAAGCTATAAAATCCGGAAAACATGTAGTCACTGCGAATAAACATCTTCTTGCTGTACACGGCATAGAACTGTTCAAACTGGCAGAAGAATACGGCGTGGGGCTCTATTATGAAGCCAGTGTTGCCGGCGGTATTCCTATTGTTGAATCAATCAAAGAAAGTCTGTGCGTTAATAAAATCAAAAATATAGTCGGAATCCTTAACGGAACTGCAAACTATATTCTCTCCGAAATGACGACCAATGGTCTGGAATTTGATACAGCTCTTTCTCAGGCTCAGGAACTGGGCTATGCAGAAGCCGATCCTACTTTTGATATTGAAGGCATAGATGCAGCACACAAACTTGTAGTGCTTATAAGACTCGCTTACGGTGAAGACTACCCACTTGAGGAACTGCCAGTAGAAGGGATCAGCAAAATCACCGGGCTGGATATTAAACTTGCCCGTGAATTCGGTTACAGAATTAAATTAATCGGTCAGGTTCGTGATGTCTGCGGAAAACTGGAAGCCGGAATTTTCCCGGCACTTGTAAAATATACACTTCTTCTCGCCAGAGTCGGTGGAAATTACAACGCAATCAGGGTGGAAGGAAACGCAGTCGGTCCAGCTTTCTTTCATGGACAGGGAGCAGGAGCTCTGCCTACCGGAAGTGCTGTAGTCGCGGATATAATGACTCTCACTAAAATGGATAAGCCCAATAACACCGGATTCTACAGCTCCGATCTCAAAAAAGCAGATATACTCCCACCGGAGCACGCAACTTCCGAATATTATTTCAGATTCACTGTTGCAGATAAGGCCGGAGTCATGGCCGCAATTTCAAAAATACTGTCTGAGCACAATATTTCCATAGCTCAGGCTGTTCAGAAAGGTGATGCTTCAGGTGTTAACGTTCCTATAGTTTTTCTGACTCACAAGGCCAGAGCTAAAGACGTAAATGACGCCTTAAAGATAATAGATGATATGCCGTTCATAGCTCAAAGCACTATAAGTCTCAGAATTTTATAATTAATTTATTAAAAATATCAATCGAACAAAGAATAAATCGGAAGTTTAAAATGAAACTGCTTTTCCTTATTGAAGACGGAATGGGCGGATGGCCCCTTGATGAGCTGAATAACAAAACAACTCTCGAAGCCGCAAGAACTCCAAACATGGACAAGCTTGCCCGTAAATCCATCATGGGCAGATGTAAAACTGTTCCTGACGGAATGGCTCCGGGATCTGACATTGCCAATATGTCCCTGCTTGGTTTTGACCCGCTCAAATATCACACCGGACGTGGCCCCATTGAGGCTGCAGCTCAAGGTCTTGATCTGGATAAAGATGATCTCGTTTTCCGAATGAATCTGGTTAATCTTACATCACTGGATGAAAATGGGACAATGCTTGATTACTCTTCCGGGCACATCTCTTCTGAGGTCTCAATCCCGATTGTGGAGAAGCTTCAAAGAGAGCTTGGTTCAGAGCTTGTCAGATTCTATCCCGGCATCCAATACCGCCACCTTCTGGTTATAAAAGGCGGAGCTAAACTTGCTGAAAATGATATTGAAATAAGACCTCCTCATGATCTGACCAACAAATCGATCGCTGAAGATGTTGCGGCCTTCAAGGCCAGCAAAATTCTTGAGCCTATTATTTTTAAAGCACACGAAATTTTAAAAAACTCCGGCACAAAGGCAGTTTCAATCTGGCCATGGGGTCAGGGCAAGCCCTTGAACCTTCCTAATTTCAAAGACAAATTCAAAAGAACAGGGGCAGTAATATCTGCCGTAGACCTTGTAAAAGGTCTAGGACGTGCTTCCGGGCTTGAAGTAATTGAGATCGAAGGAGCCACCGGACTCGTAGACACTAACTATGAGGGAAAAATGAAAGCTGCTGTAGACTTTTTAAGTCGTGGAGATTTTGTTTTTCTTCATCTTGAAGGCCCTGATGAATCTGGTCACATGGGAAGTGTTAAAGATAAAATTGCTTCAATTGAAAGGTTTGATTCTCTGGTGTTGGGACCGCTATATGAAAAATTTGGTTCAGACTGTGCCTTTCTTATCGCCTGCGATCACTTTACTCCCATAAAAATTAGAACTCACGATGCTGAGCCTGTTCCTTTCATGCTTAATTACCCCGGAAGTGAGGACTCAGGTCTTGACAGCTT includes:
- a CDS encoding aminotransferase class I/II-fold pyridoxal phosphate-dependent enzyme; protein product: MDNFPRVHRLPPYVFATVNELKMQMRHQGEDIIDLGMGNPDIPTPKHIVDKLVEAAQKPVNHRYSASKGIKGLRREMAKWYRNRYGVELDYDQEVVVTMGAKEGLAHLALVMLSPGDVVFAPDPSYPIHPYACIIAGADVRRIPMAHDRDFIEDLELAMRQTWPKPKLLIINFPHNPTGITTDLAFFQRIVDFAKENDLKVIHDLAYADFTFDGYEAPSFLQAKGAKDVGVEFFSLSKSYSMPGWRVGFCCGNVEMVQALTRIKSYLDYGLFQPIQIAASVALSGPQECVREIMDVYEDRRDALCEGLNRIGWPVTPPKATQFVWAEIPDEFKKLGSVEFSKLMLRECKVAVAPGLGFGHYGDHHVRFALVENRQRINQAIRGMKNLFG
- a CDS encoding homoserine dehydrogenase, which produces MQTVKLALAGFGTVGTGVARILEENEELLLKRSGIKYVITSVLVRDTEKQRDYIPGPETKFTTNPEDLTADPEVDVVVELMGGITLAKEIVVKAIKSGKHVVTANKHLLAVHGIELFKLAEEYGVGLYYEASVAGGIPIVESIKESLCVNKIKNIVGILNGTANYILSEMTTNGLEFDTALSQAQELGYAEADPTFDIEGIDAAHKLVVLIRLAYGEDYPLEELPVEGISKITGLDIKLAREFGYRIKLIGQVRDVCGKLEAGIFPALVKYTLLLARVGGNYNAIRVEGNAVGPAFFHGQGAGALPTGSAVVADIMTLTKMDKPNNTGFYSSDLKKADILPPEHATSEYYFRFTVADKAGVMAAISKILSEHNISIAQAVQKGDASGVNVPIVFLTHKARAKDVNDALKIIDDMPFIAQSTISLRIL
- a CDS encoding cofactor-independent phosphoglycerate mutase is translated as MKLLFLIEDGMGGWPLDELNNKTTLEAARTPNMDKLARKSIMGRCKTVPDGMAPGSDIANMSLLGFDPLKYHTGRGPIEAAAQGLDLDKDDLVFRMNLVNLTSLDENGTMLDYSSGHISSEVSIPIVEKLQRELGSELVRFYPGIQYRHLLVIKGGAKLAENDIEIRPPHDLTNKSIAEDVAAFKASKILEPIIFKAHEILKNSGTKAVSIWPWGQGKPLNLPNFKDKFKRTGAVISAVDLVKGLGRASGLEVIEIEGATGLVDTNYEGKMKAAVDFLSRGDFVFLHLEGPDESGHMGSVKDKIASIERFDSLVLGPLYEKFGSDCAFLIACDHFTPIKIRTHDAEPVPFMLNYPGSEDSGLDSFSEKNSASTGLNINKGDELMEWVLKRIS